In Gymnogyps californianus isolate 813 chromosome 1, ASM1813914v2, whole genome shotgun sequence, the following are encoded in one genomic region:
- the SLC25A15 gene encoding mitochondrial ornithine transporter 1, which translates to MRINSAIQAAIDLTAGAAGGTACVVTGQPFDTAKVKMQTFPDMYKGIVDCFVKTYKQVGFRGFYKGTTPALVANIAENSVLFMCYGFCQQIVRRIVGVDRKTKLSDLQNAAAGSFASAFATLVLCPTELVKCRLQAMHEMQLSGKIIQGHNTVWSVVKGVIQKDGPLGFYRGLSSTLLREVPGYFFFFGGYELSRTFFASGRSKDELGPIPLLLSGGFGGSCLWIAVYPVDCVKSRIQVLSMAGKQAGFMGTFVTVVRTEGVLALYSGLKPTMIRAFLANGALFLAYEYSRKLMMKQMDSY; encoded by the exons GTGGGACAGCATGCGTGGTGACTGGCCAGCCCTTTGACACTGCAAAGGTGAAGATGCAGACATTCCCCGACATGTACAAAGGAATTGTTGACTGTTTTGTGAAAACCTATAAGCAAGTGGGGTTTCGAGGCTTCTACAAGGGAACCACACCGGCACTTGTAGCCAACATCGCGGAGAACTCAGTTCTGTTCATGTGCTATGGATTTTGCCAACAAATTGTGAGAAGAATTGTTGGAGtagacaggaaaacaaagctcag TGATCTGCAGAATGCTGCTGCAGGCTCCTTCGCCTCTGCCTTTGCCACCCTTGTCCTCTGTCCCACAGAGCTGGTGAAGTGCCGGCTGCAGGCCATGCATGAAATGCAGTTGTCAGGAAAGATAATCCAGGGACACAA TACAGTTTGGTCAGTAGTGAAGGGTGTTATTCAAAAGGATGGTCCCCTTGGATTTTACCGTGGCCTGTCGAGCACTTTGCTGCGGGAAGTCCCAggctatttcttcttctttggaGGGTATGAACTGAGCCGGACATTTTTTGCCTCTGGGAGATCAAAAGATGAATTGG GTCCCATTCCTTTGCTACTAAGTGGAGGTTTTGGAGGCAGCTGTCTGTGGATTGCTGTGTATCCTGTGGACTGTGTCAAATCTAGAATTCAGGTTCTTTCAATGGCTGGAAAACAGGCAGGCTTTATGGGAACATTTGTCACTGTTGTGAGAACTGAAG GTGTACTTGCCTTGTATTCCGGACTAAAGCCAACTATGATCCGTGCATTCCTGGCCAATGGGGCACTGTTCCTTGCCTATGAGTACAGCCGGAAACTTATGATGAAACAAATGGATTCTTACTGA